CAAATCATACTGTGAAATCTGGTAGTTTTTGGGCAGGTCGGGGTAATAATAGTTTTTCCGGTCAAATTTACTGAATTCAGCAATCTTACAGTTTAAAGCCAATCCTGTCTTAATTGCGAATTCTACAACTTTTTTATTCAAAACAGGCAAAACCCCGGGCAAACCTAAACATACGGGACAAACATGAGTGTTGGGGTCGCCCCCAAACTCCGTTGATGAACAACAAAATATCTTGGAATCAGTTTTTAATTCAGCATGGACTTCCAGACCTATTATTACTTCATAATCCGCTGACATCGCTGCACCTCCTATAAACTGGGCTTGGCTTTATGATGGTCTGTGTTCTGTTCATAGGTATAAGCAACCCTGAACAAAGTTTCCTCTCCCAGGGGCTTGCCAATTAACTGCAAGCCAACAGGCAGACCTTGACTTAAGCCGCAGGGTATCGAAATACCCGGTATACCGGCCAGGTTAACGGCAATGGTACAGATGTCGGAAAGGTACATCTCCATCGGGTTGTCCGATTTTTCGCCGAATTTGAAGGCCGTCGAAGGAGATGTAGGCGTCAAAATAACATCATATTTTTCAAAAGCCCGGTCAAAATCCTGTTTAATCAAAGTCCGCACCTTTAAGGCCTTCAGGTAATATGCGTCATAATAACCGGAACTTAATGCGTAGGTGCCCAGCATGATCCTCCGTTTAACCTCGGCGCCAAAGCCCTCACTCCTGGTTTTCATATACATGCTGACAATATCGTCGGCTGATTCGTCCCGGTAGCCGTACCCTACCCCGTCGTAACGAGCCAGGTTGGAACTGGCTTCTGCGGGCGCCAGTATGTAATAAACGGGCAGCGCATATTCCGTATGAGGCAGGGACATCTCTTCACAAACCGCTCCCAGGGATTCAAATTTCTTAATAGCATCCTCTATAAGCTCCCGCACATCAGGCTGGATGCCTTCCACAAAGTACTCCTTGGGAATACCGATTTTAATGCCCCTTACGTCGTTAACCAATGACTTTGTATAATCAGGTACATTGTAATTAACCGATGTAGAGTCACATGGATCATGGCCGGCTATGGTATTCATAATAATGGCCGCGTCCGTAACGTCTTTGCTGAAAGGCCCGATTTGATCCAGCGATGAAGCGAAGGCCACCAATCCATAACGGGAGACCAAACCGTAAGTCGGTTTCAAGCCAACTACACCACAGAAAGATGCCGGCTGCCTGATGGAACCGCCTGTATCGGAACCCAGAGAATAAACGGTCTCATCTGCCGCGACAGCAGCAGCCGAACCGCCGCTGGAACCACCGGGTACCCTTTCCAGGTCCCACGGGTTTCTGGTGGGAAAGAACCTGGAGTTCTCCGTCGAAGAGCCCATGGCAAATTCGTCCAGGTTGGATTTGCCAATCATAACCGCTCCGGCGTCAGCAAGTTTTTTCACTACCGTAGCGTCATATGGCGGCACAAAATTATGCAACATCTTGGAAGAACAGGTGGTCAAAATGCCCCTGGTGCACATATTATCCTTGATAACAACAGGGATACCGGCCAGCGGGCCGATCTCTTCGCCTCTGGCAATCTTGTCATCAACCTCTTTTGCCTTGGCCAGCGCTATTTCCCTGGTCTGGGTTACAAAAGCCTTGACCTTATCTTCAACCTGGTCAATTCGTTCAAAAACCGATTTGGTTATTTCCTCAGAACTGACCTGCTTTGATTTCAGCAATTGGTGCAGTTCGTGAATGGTTTTCCGGTACAGCGCCAATCTGATTCCCTCCTATAGCTGAAAAATAAACAAAAAACGATGTTAAACAATTTTCGGAACCTTAAAGTAACCGTCTTCCCTCGCCGGAGCATTGGCCAGCGCTTCTTCGTTAGGCAGATGTTCACAGACCTTATCCTCTCTCATTACGTTCCGCAGGGGAAGTACATGAGCTGTCGGAGGAATATCGGTGGTATCAAGTTTGTTCAGAGCTTCAACATGATTTAGTATGTCGTTGAGCTGGGAAGCATACATTTCTTTTTCCTCTTCCGTCAGTTCAAGACGGGCAAGCAAGGCAACATGTTCTACCTGAGCTTTGGTTAACATCCTTTCACCTTCCTTAAATATAGTGACCAGTGATTAGTAGCCAGTCAACAGCGACTGGCGCCGGGTAAGGACAAGTTTTCACGATATTTAATTATACCAAATATGGCGATTGGTGGCAAGTTTCGCGCCTTTAATTAAAATAAGGCCAATGAGGTAAAATACTGTTAAAGGAGTGGATGAAATGGAAATAATCTATAAGGTTAAGTATGACCCAAAAACAAAATTGCCCCGCATCAGGTGTTACGGATACATTTATAGCGCCAACGGGGCCAAAATTCCGGTGATTTTGCCGAAAAGGCCTGTTTAGGGATTTGCTTTGGGTTGGACCTGGTCCAACTTTTAGGGCTGTCAAAAGTTATTCCGAAAAACAATTAGGGGAGGTTAAATGTTTTCAAAAAATTTAACCTCCCCTTTTCCTATTATGCAAATATATTGGTACGGCCTACCATTGTCAGCCTTTTTGTCCGGGTGTATAATTGCATTAAACATAGTATTTATGTAATTTCCCCACAGACGGACTTTGGAATTAACAACAACCTTAAGGAGGTATATCCATGGTCAAAGCAAAAATCAACTCCGGCGCCTGTGGCTTTGAAACAACAGTCCAGGCAGAAGCCGGCCCCGACTATCTGGCCGGCGTAAAAATCACCAGCGGCTGCCAGCACATAAACAAAATGGCAGAAAAACTGGGCACCCTGAACGTCATGAGCGAACTGTTCAAAAAAGGGGAATCACAGGTTTTAGCCGCGGCTAAAGAAATCCTGCCTCACCTTACCTGCCCGGTTCCCATTGGTAT
This region of Thermincola ferriacetica genomic DNA includes:
- the gatA gene encoding Asp-tRNA(Asn)/Glu-tRNA(Gln) amidotransferase subunit GatA, which encodes MALYRKTIHELHQLLKSKQVSSEEITKSVFERIDQVEDKVKAFVTQTREIALAKAKEVDDKIARGEEIGPLAGIPVVIKDNMCTRGILTTCSSKMLHNFVPPYDATVVKKLADAGAVMIGKSNLDEFAMGSSTENSRFFPTRNPWDLERVPGGSSGGSAAAVAADETVYSLGSDTGGSIRQPASFCGVVGLKPTYGLVSRYGLVAFASSLDQIGPFSKDVTDAAIIMNTIAGHDPCDSTSVNYNVPDYTKSLVNDVRGIKIGIPKEYFVEGIQPDVRELIEDAIKKFESLGAVCEEMSLPHTEYALPVYYILAPAEASSNLARYDGVGYGYRDESADDIVSMYMKTRSEGFGAEVKRRIMLGTYALSSGYYDAYYLKALKVRTLIKQDFDRAFEKYDVILTPTSPSTAFKFGEKSDNPMEMYLSDICTIAVNLAGIPGISIPCGLSQGLPVGLQLIGKPLGEETLFRVAYTYEQNTDHHKAKPSL
- the gatC gene encoding Asp-tRNA(Asn)/Glu-tRNA(Gln) amidotransferase subunit GatC, with product MLTKAQVEHVALLARLELTEEEKEMYASQLNDILNHVEALNKLDTTDIPPTAHVLPLRNVMREDKVCEHLPNEEALANAPAREDGYFKVPKIV
- a CDS encoding DUF6951 family protein, which produces MVKAKINSGACGFETTVQAEAGPDYLAGVKITSGCQHINKMAEKLGTLNVMSELFKKGESQVLAAAKEILPHLTCPVPIGILKAIEASAGMALPKDVTITLAKGE